GCTCGAAGAGGGCGCTTAGGCGGAGGCTGTCGCCGTAGCCCTTGTCCGCCAGGACCGTATCGTGAAGGCGGATGCGGTAGGGCGTGTCGGCGCCGAAGCGCTGCACGCCCACGCCCGTGACGACGCTCGCCACCGACCGGTAGGCGCCGGCGTCCCGGTGCTCGAGCACGGCGCTCTCGCCGTCCACCACCACCGAGCGGAGCCGCAAGGGCCCGCCCTCTTCAAGGTCTACGCGCATCTGCAAGAACCTTCCCTCGGCGGTGCTCAACACGGCCAGCTCGGAAACGCGCAGGTGCTCCGGGTGATGGGCGAGCGTCAGGCCGAGAAGGAGCACGATGAGGCCTAGTCCCTTGGCGGCATGTCCTTTGCCAACCGGACGTTTACCAGCCGGATGTTTACCAGCCAGACGTTGCCAGAACGTAAGCAAGGTCCTCTTCTAGATAGCTGAGGTTATCCTGGTTGTAGACGTAGCGCATCCGCCCCTGACGGTCCACCAGCAAGACCACGTCGGTGTGGATGACCATGCCGTCCGCGCCGCGTTGGTGGCCGATGTAAAAGCGCGAGGCCGCCTGGGTGATCGCCTCGGCGCTGCCGGTCAGGCCCGCGAAATCGGGATGGAAGCCGCTCACGTAGTCCCTCATGACCTCCGGGCTGTCGCGCGCCGGGTCCACCGTGATCATCACCACCTGCAGGTCGCCCGGCTCGCCCAGGTCCTGGTAGAGGCCCGCCAGATAGGCCATCGTCAGCGGGCAGACGTCGGGGCAGTGGGTGAAGCCGAAAAAGACCAAGAGGGTCTCGCCCGCCCAGCTCTCGAGCCCCCTCGCCGTACCGTCGTCGCCGACCAGGCTGAGGCCGCTCAGGTCGGGCGGATCGCGCACCTCGGTGCCCGCGAAGGCGTGGGCGGAGGCCGAGGAGCGGCCGATCTGGTAGAGGCTGAAGCCCATCGTCAAGAGGGCAAAGAGGCCGAGCGCGGCGAGGGGGATCAGGCGCTGTTTCATCCGTCAAGTATAAGGCGGCCGCCGGACGCGGCCGGTAGGACAAACGTCCTAATCGTGGGCGTCCTAATCGGCCGGCGCCGCGCCGAGCTTCTTTTCGATAGCGCTCATCCTGCCCGCGATGATCTCGACGATGTCCAGGACCTGCGGCGCGCCCTCCGCCCCGGCGCTGTCCGAGCTCGACAGCATCACCTTGCAAAAGGGGCAGGCCGCGGCAACCACCGGCGCGCCCGTCTCGACAATCTCCCGCATGCGGTTTTCGGAGACGCGCTCTCTCCCCGGTTCCTCCTCCTTCCAGAACTGCGCGCCACCCGCGCCGCAGCAAAAGGAGTTGTTCTTGTTGCGGGGCAGCTCGGTGAGGTTCAGGCCCGAGCCCTTGAGGACCTCGCGCGGCGCCTCGTACTCGCCGTTGTGGCGGCCCAGATAACAGGGGTCGTGGTAGGTGACGTCACCGGAGAGGTCCATCGGCGGCAGCTTGCCCTGGCTCATCAGCTCGTCCAGGAGCTGGGTGTGGTGGACGACTTTATAATCACCGCCTAGTTGCGGGTAGTCGTTCTTGAGGGCGTTGAAGCAGTGGGGGCAGGTCGCCACCACCCGTTTGGGTTTGCTCGCGTCGAGCCTTTCGTCGATCAGGGCGTCGTTCAGGACCTCGACGTTCTCAGACGCGAGCCCGTGGTAGAGGTACTCGTTGCCGGCGCGCCGGGCCGGGTCGCCCGTGCATTTCTCGCGCTTGCCCAAGATGGCGTAGTTGACCCCGGCGCGTTCTAAGATCTCCACCATCGCGCGAGCGATGCCCTGCGCCTTGGGGTCGTAGGCCCCGGCGCAGCCCACCCAGTAGAGGACCTCGAAGTCGGGGTTGTCTTGGGTCGTGGGCACCTGTAGGCCTTCGGTCCAGTCGCCTCTCTTGTCCTGCGACAGGCCCCAGGGGTTACCGGCGCGCTCCATGCCGCGAAAGGCGGTGTTGAGCTCGGCCGGGAACTCGCCCTCCATCATCACGCGGTCGCGGCGGATGTCGACGATGTCGATCATCTGCTCGCAGCCGACCGGACAGATCTCGATGCAGGCGCCGCAGGTGGTGCAGGCCCAGAGCGACTCCTCGTTGAGGACGAAGTCCATCACGCCCCTGGGGCTCGGCTCGCCGCCGGCAAAGGCGGGCGCGATCTCGTTGATCTCCAGGCGCTTGTTGATCTCGATGGCCGAGGGCGAGAGCGCCTTGCCGGTGGCGTGCGCCGGGCAGACGTTGGTGCAGCGGTTGCACATGATGCAGGCGTAGGCGTCTAAGAGCTGCGGCTCGCGGTAGTGCTCGAGCCTGGCGACACCAAACTGCTCGGCCGCCTCGTCCTCGAAGTCGATGGGCTCGAGGGCGCCTAAGGGCACCTTGCGGCCCGCCTCGTCGCGGCGCTCGAGGGCGAAGTTGACGGGCGCCATGAAGAGGTGGATGTGCTTTGAACGGGGAAAGTAGGGCAGGAAGAGCAGGATCAGCCCCAGGGCACCCCACCAGCCTATGTGCCAGACGGCGAGGGCGCCGGGAGCGTTGGGAATCAGCAGCGACAGGGCGCTCGCCACGGGCTGCCAGGGGTCCAAGACGCCTTCGTAAGCGATCAGCGCGGCCATCGCCAGCATCCTAAAGCCGACGTGACCGAGGATAAAGAAGCCGACGATGAGGCTGTCGCCCGTCACCCGGCCAGCCGTGACCCCCTCGTGCAGGAGGGTGCGCTCGTTGCCGAAGGCGAGCCTTTTGGGCCGGGTGACGAAGCGCCGCCACAGAAAGAAGACCACCCCGATGATCACCAGCGCGCTGAAGAGGTCGCCACCCAAGCGGTAGAAGCTGCCGGCAACGCCGAAGTTCAGGCTGTGGGTGATGGTCGGCGGGACGAAGCCCTCCAAAAAGTCGACGACGTTGACGACGGCGTAGAAGATGAAGCCGTAGAAGATGAAGGAATGAAAAAAGCTCGCCACGGGCCGGTCGCGAAAGACCGTCACCTGCGTGATGGTGCGCCTGAGCGCGTCGGCGACGCGCCTGGTCAGCAGGTTGTAGCGCGGATAGAAGCCCTTCTCGCCCCTGACGATCACGTCTCTGACGCGCTTGAAGCCGAGGTAGCTGAAGTAGAGCGATATGGCCGCCAACAGGACGAAAAGAATTTTCTCGGGTGTGCTGAGCACCGAAGCCTCCTTGACTATCATCCGATTCTAGCCCAGCCCCTTGGGCTTGTCCACGATTTTGGACTCGGTCTATTTGGCCGCACCCAAAGGCGCGTCAAGGCGCCTCAACAGTGACGTAAAACACAAGGTTCTCGCTTCGTAGCGAGTACACTTTCTTCACCACGGAAAGGAGGTGGTCTAAGATTTCAAATTTATCTAGAACCAGTGGAGGTACCCGTCGAGGGTAACTGAGCTTTCCCCCTGCTAGGAGGCTGACTTTATCCTCTAGAACGCAGGCGGGTACCGACGCCCCCAGAAGCTGTCTGGGGGCGTTTTTGTTGGCCTCGCTTCTCTTGGCCCCATCAGGCAAACGCGCCACGGGACGCTGCTACAGGTGCCTTGAAAAAACCCCTTGCAAACCAGGTATCCTAGGCCAGGTGCTCTTTAATTCTCACGTCTTCGTCTTCCTCTTTTTGCCGGTTGTCCTGCTCACCTTCTATCTCTTGCGCTTCCGGTTGGGCAGGCCTTGGGCCGCGGGCTGGCTCGTCTTGGCTTCCCTCTTGTTCTACGGCTGGTGGAATCCCGCCTACCTGCCGCTGCTCCTGCTCTCCGTGCTGGTCAACTACGGGATCGGCTGGCGCATCATGCACCGGCAAGCGGGGCGGCGCGCCTGGCTCGTCCTTGGCGTCGTCTTCAACCTGAGCCTGCTCGGCTACTTCAAATACGCGGACTTTTTTCTCGAGACCGCCAACCTCGCCTTGGGCAGGTCGGGCGGGCTGATCGCTATCGCGCTGCCCCTGGCCATCTCCTTTTTCACCTTTCAGCAGCTCGCCTTTCTCGTCGACGCCTACCGTGGCAAACTCATCTGGCGCGGCTTTTTGAACTACGCGCTGTTCATGGTCTTCTTTCCGCAGCTTATCGCCGGCCCCATCGTCCACTACGCGCAGGTCTCGGGGCAGTTCGCGCGCCTGCCGAGAACCGTTCCCTGGCAGGGACTGGCTCAGGGCTTGACACTCTTCGTCATCGGCCTCTTCAAGAAGGTGATCCTCGCCGACGGGGTCGCACCCTGGGCCAACGAGGTCTTCGCGGCCGCCGAGACCGGTGCGGCCTTGAGTCCCATGGACGCCTGGGGCGGCACCTTGGCCTACAGCCTGCAACTCTACTTCGACTTTTCGGGCTACTCCGATATGGCGCTCGGCCTCGGCCACATGTTCGGCGTGCGCCTGCCCATCAACTTCGACCTGCCCTACCGCTCGACCAGCGTAGGCGAGTTCTGGCGGCGCTGGCACATCACGCTGGGCGCCTTTTTGCGCGACTATCTCTATATCCCCCTGGGCGGCAACCGCTTTGGGCCCCTCCGCACCGCTCTGAACCTGATGGTCACCATGCTCTTAGGCGGCCTCTGGCACGGCGCGGGCTGGACCTTCGTCCTCTGGGGCGGGCTGCACGGGCTCTATCTGGCGGCGAACTACGGCTGGACGCGGACCCCTGCCGCCGTCCTGCTGAGGGGGGCGCGCCCGCTGGGCTGGCTGCTCACCTTCGTCGCCGTGATGCTGGCCTGGGTGCTCTTCCGCGCCGAGAGCCTGGGCGGGGCGCTGCACCTCTACGCGAGCATGTTCGGCCTGGGCGCGGCGGCGGGCTCGAGCATCATCGGCCTGCGCAGCCTGGCGCTGCTCATAGCCGTCCTCGGTCTCAGCCTGACGTTGCCCGCCTCGGTGCGCTGGGTGCGGCGCGAGCTGCCGCGCCCGCGCTGGCGGCCCAGCCTGGGCCTCGGTTTAGCCGTCTCCGCGCTCTTCGTGGT
This portion of the Deinococcota bacterium genome encodes:
- a CDS encoding SCO family protein, with protein sequence MKQRLIPLAALGLFALLTMGFSLYQIGRSSASAHAFAGTEVRDPPDLSGLSLVGDDGTARGLESWAGETLLVFFGFTHCPDVCPLTMAYLAGLYQDLGEPGDLQVVMITVDPARDSPEVMRDYVSGFHPDFAGLTGSAEAITQAASRFYIGHQRGADGMVIHTDVVLLVDRQGRMRYVYNQDNLSYLEEDLAYVLATSGW
- a CDS encoding (Fe-S)-binding protein gives rise to the protein MLSTPEKILFVLLAAISLYFSYLGFKRVRDVIVRGEKGFYPRYNLLTRRVADALRRTITQVTVFRDRPVASFFHSFIFYGFIFYAVVNVVDFLEGFVPPTITHSLNFGVAGSFYRLGGDLFSALVIIGVVFFLWRRFVTRPKRLAFGNERTLLHEGVTAGRVTGDSLIVGFFILGHVGFRMLAMAALIAYEGVLDPWQPVASALSLLIPNAPGALAVWHIGWWGALGLILLFLPYFPRSKHIHLFMAPVNFALERRDEAGRKVPLGALEPIDFEDEAAEQFGVARLEHYREPQLLDAYACIMCNRCTNVCPAHATGKALSPSAIEINKRLEINEIAPAFAGGEPSPRGVMDFVLNEESLWACTTCGACIEICPVGCEQMIDIVDIRRDRVMMEGEFPAELNTAFRGMERAGNPWGLSQDKRGDWTEGLQVPTTQDNPDFEVLYWVGCAGAYDPKAQGIARAMVEILERAGVNYAILGKREKCTGDPARRAGNEYLYHGLASENVEVLNDALIDERLDASKPKRVVATCPHCFNALKNDYPQLGGDYKVVHHTQLLDELMSQGKLPPMDLSGDVTYHDPCYLGRHNGEYEAPREVLKGSGLNLTELPRNKNNSFCCGAGGAQFWKEEEPGRERVSENRMREIVETGAPVVAAACPFCKVMLSSSDSAGAEGAPQVLDIVEIIAGRMSAIEKKLGAAPAD
- a CDS encoding MBOAT family protein — its product is MLFNSHVFVFLFLPVVLLTFYLLRFRLGRPWAAGWLVLASLLFYGWWNPAYLPLLLLSVLVNYGIGWRIMHRQAGRRAWLVLGVVFNLSLLGYFKYADFFLETANLALGRSGGLIAIALPLAISFFTFQQLAFLVDAYRGKLIWRGFLNYALFMVFFPQLIAGPIVHYAQVSGQFARLPRTVPWQGLAQGLTLFVIGLFKKVILADGVAPWANEVFAAAETGAALSPMDAWGGTLAYSLQLYFDFSGYSDMALGLGHMFGVRLPINFDLPYRSTSVGEFWRRWHITLGAFLRDYLYIPLGGNRFGPLRTALNLMVTMLLGGLWHGAGWTFVLWGGLHGLYLAANYGWTRTPAAVLLRGARPLGWLLTFVAVMLAWVLFRAESLGGALHLYASMFGLGAAAGSSIIGLRSLALLIAVLGLSLTLPASVRWVRRELPRPRWRPSLGLGLAVSALFVVAVQNMQRLNEFIYFNF